One genomic window of endosymbiont of Galathealinum brachiosum includes the following:
- a CDS encoding tRNA pseudouridine(13) synthase TruD — protein MKYLFDDLALAYEKPATNGRLKAQNSDFCVDEIMPIETSGEGEHLWLKIEKDGANTDWVAQQLAKCAGVKSMAVSYAGMKDRHAVTTQWFSLHLPGMDDPDFSELKTDEFKILQQARHNRKLKRGALSGNRFQIRITELEGDIESLDKKLQLIKQNGVPNYFGEQRFGREMGNLLKAEKMFNRELKKVKKQQRGLYLSSARSWIFNQILSARIKQENWLTPLPGDVFMLNGKSACFNGDGEDAEEIVKRLLDKEINITSCLWGEGESMATQEVLVLENSIAEEFKILTDGLESARLKQERRASRLVPGNLNWEIKGDVLEIEFDLPTGTYATMLLRECVEVTS, from the coding sequence ATGAAATACCTTTTTGATGATCTAGCTCTTGCTTATGAAAAACCTGCGACAAACGGTCGTTTAAAAGCACAAAATTCAGATTTTTGTGTTGATGAAATTATGCCTATTGAGACATCAGGCGAGGGAGAGCACCTCTGGCTTAAGATTGAAAAAGACGGGGCAAATACAGACTGGGTTGCTCAGCAGTTGGCTAAATGTGCAGGTGTTAAGTCAATGGCTGTAAGTTATGCAGGTATGAAAGATCGCCATGCGGTGACAACCCAGTGGTTTAGCCTTCATTTACCCGGTATGGATGACCCTGATTTTTCTGAACTCAAAACAGATGAATTCAAAATATTGCAGCAGGCTCGTCATAATCGAAAACTGAAAAGAGGGGCCTTGTCGGGTAATCGTTTTCAAATTCGGATTACCGAATTAGAAGGTGACATTGAGTCGCTGGATAAAAAGCTGCAATTAATAAAACAAAATGGCGTTCCTAATTATTTTGGTGAGCAACGGTTTGGACGTGAAATGGGCAATCTGTTAAAAGCTGAAAAAATGTTTAACAGGGAGCTAAAAAAAGTTAAAAAACAGCAACGTGGTTTATATCTTTCTTCGGCCCGATCATGGATTTTTAATCAGATTTTATCAGCACGCATAAAACAGGAAAACTGGTTAACGCCTTTGCCGGGTGATGTTTTTATGTTGAATGGAAAATCAGCCTGTTTTAATGGGGATGGAGAAGACGCTGAAGAAATAGTTAAGCGCTTACTGGATAAGGAAATAAATATAACCTCCTGTCTGTGGGGTGAAGGAGAAAGTATGGCAACACAGGAAGTGCTGGTATTAGAGAATTCGATTGCGGAAGAATTTAAAATATTAACTGACGGGCTGGAATCGGCAAGGTTAAAGCAGGAGCGAAGAGCATCCAGATTAGTACCGGGTAATTTAAACTGGGAAATTAAAGGTGATGTTCTGGAAATAGAGTTTGATTTACCGACAGGTACTTATGCAACTATGTTGTTGCGTGAATGTGTAGAGGTTACCAGTTAG
- a CDS encoding RND transporter has product MLVRYTEWILKWRYLVIILSLVMVGIIGSGAPNLLPFSNDYRVFFSKDNPQLNAFENLQDTYTKDDNVMFVISPKNGNVFTPENLSAIQAITEEAWQIPHSIRVDSVTNFQHTYAEEDDLIVDDLVLEPDAMTKKQLDYAQQVALKEPALAARLISLNSAHTGINVTVQLPGIDQMKENPATVAYARKMLAEAKANYPEIDFRLAGMVMMNNAFPEASQADGQTLIPMAFGVIAVVLLLLLKGFSGTAATIILVICSIVIGMGAGGHFGIKLTPPSASAPIIILTIAIAGAVHLLVTMLQEIHKGTSKHDAIVESMRVNFMPIFLTTITTALGFLSLNSSDAPPFGDLGNMSTFGVLGAFALTVTFLPAIMFILPIKAKHFIAGTGLMKRLGDFVVEKRNALLITFTTIVMIFIAMIPQNDLNDVFVKYFDESIEFRRDTDFTTENLTGTYTIAYSLDSGEKEGVSRPEFLSQVEQFANWYETQDEVLHVSTITDTFKRLNKNMHGDDESYYKLPDNRELGAQYLLLYEMSLPYGLDLNNQIDVAKQSTKVNVILKTISSNELLALENRVNDWMKANTPDITTDGASPSIMFAHIGKRNIISMLSGTTIALVLISLILIIALKSVKYGLLSLIPNLFPAGVAFGIWGLVVGEVGLALSIVTAMTLGIVVDDTIHFMSKYIRARKEHNLNSQDAVRYAFNNVGVALWVTSAVLISGFMILAQSNFELNSGMGLMTSIIIAVALILDFLLLPPLLMAIDSDKNKTA; this is encoded by the coding sequence ATGCTTGTTAGATACACTGAATGGATTTTAAAGTGGCGTTACCTTGTAATAATACTATCACTCGTTATGGTGGGTATTATTGGTAGTGGTGCACCAAATTTATTGCCTTTCTCTAATGATTATCGCGTATTCTTCAGTAAAGATAATCCTCAGTTAAATGCATTTGAAAACCTGCAGGACACCTACACTAAAGATGACAACGTTATGTTTGTTATCTCACCTAAAAATGGCAATGTATTTACGCCTGAAAACCTGTCTGCTATTCAGGCAATAACTGAAGAAGCATGGCAAATCCCCCACTCTATCCGAGTCGACTCTGTTACTAATTTCCAGCACACCTATGCTGAAGAAGATGATTTAATTGTTGATGATCTGGTATTAGAACCCGATGCCATGACGAAGAAGCAATTAGATTATGCTCAGCAGGTTGCCCTTAAAGAGCCCGCACTGGCAGCAAGACTTATTTCGCTTAATTCTGCGCATACCGGCATCAATGTAACCGTTCAACTGCCTGGCATTGATCAGATGAAAGAGAACCCTGCAACAGTTGCTTATGCCCGAAAAATGCTAGCCGAAGCTAAAGCTAATTACCCTGAAATCGATTTTCGTTTAGCCGGCATGGTAATGATGAACAATGCTTTTCCTGAAGCCAGCCAGGCTGATGGACAAACCCTCATACCCATGGCTTTTGGAGTTATTGCCGTTGTACTTTTATTACTACTTAAAGGTTTTAGTGGAACAGCAGCAACCATTATTCTGGTTATCTGCTCTATTGTTATTGGAATGGGTGCGGGTGGTCATTTCGGCATAAAACTGACTCCGCCTTCAGCCTCTGCACCCATCATTATCTTGACGATTGCAATAGCAGGTGCCGTTCATTTACTGGTTACGATGTTGCAGGAAATCCATAAGGGAACCAGCAAACACGATGCCATTGTAGAAAGTATGCGTGTGAATTTTATGCCCATTTTCCTCACAACCATTACAACAGCCCTGGGTTTTTTAAGCCTGAACTCAAGCGATGCTCCCCCATTTGGTGATCTTGGAAATATGTCTACCTTTGGTGTACTCGGTGCATTTGCATTAACGGTTACATTTTTACCCGCAATCATGTTTATTTTACCCATAAAAGCCAAACACTTTATCGCTGGCACCGGGCTTATGAAAAGACTAGGTGATTTTGTTGTAGAAAAACGTAATGCATTATTAATAACATTCACTACAATCGTTATGATTTTTATCGCCATGATTCCTCAAAATGATCTCAATGATGTATTTGTAAAATACTTTGATGAGTCAATAGAGTTCAGACGTGATACAGATTTTACAACCGAAAATCTTACCGGCACTTACACTATTGCTTACTCACTGGATAGCGGTGAAAAAGAAGGTGTTAGTAGACCTGAATTTTTATCTCAGGTAGAACAGTTTGCAAACTGGTATGAAACACAGGATGAAGTTTTACACGTCAGCACAATCACGGATACATTTAAACGCCTGAATAAAAATATGCACGGTGATGATGAATCCTATTATAAGTTACCTGATAACAGAGAGCTTGGCGCACAATATCTACTGCTTTATGAAATGTCACTCCCCTATGGCCTTGATTTAAATAACCAAATTGATGTAGCAAAACAATCAACTAAAGTTAATGTTATATTAAAAACAATATCATCAAATGAATTACTGGCTCTTGAAAACCGTGTTAATGACTGGATGAAGGCCAACACACCAGATATAACAACTGATGGTGCCAGCCCTTCCATTATGTTTGCACATATTGGTAAGCGTAATATCATCAGTATGTTGAGCGGTACCACCATAGCTTTAGTTTTAATATCACTAATATTAATTATTGCACTTAAATCTGTTAAATACGGATTACTGAGCCTGATACCTAATCTGTTCCCGGCAGGTGTGGCGTTTGGAATATGGGGTCTGGTAGTTGGTGAGGTAGGGCTAGCTCTATCAATTGTTACTGCTATGACGTTAGGTATTGTAGTGGATGATACAATTCACTTTATGAGTAAATACATACGTGCAAGAAAAGAACATAACCTGAACAGTCAGGATGCAGTTCGTTATGCATTTAATAATGTAGGGGTGGCTTTATGGGTGACTTCAGCAGTATTAATTTCTGGCTTTATGATTCTTGCACAATCAAATTTCGAGCTCAATTCAGGCATGGGATTAATGACCAGTATTATCATTGCTGTAGCATTAATTCTTGATTTTCTATTACTGCCGCCGTTACTAATGGCAATTGACTCAGACAAAAACAAAACCGCTTAA
- a CDS encoding outer membrane lipoprotein-sorting protein, with protein MTKNQFTKTVASTFLLLSYITSAHADNTARGLEIAKEADIRDTGFVDSTANMKMILKNKQGQTNSREVKVKTLEVTGDGDKGLSIFNTPKDIKGTASLTYSHALKPDEQWLYLPALKRVKRISSKNKSGPFMGSEFAYEDISSQEVDKYTYKYIKDDIVNGIDCFVVERYPAYKHSGYTRQVAWVNKQEYRAEKIDFYDRKNTLLKTLTYTGYQQYLNKFWRADSMHMSNHQTGKSTTLSWENYKFKTGLTEKDFNRNSLKRAK; from the coding sequence ATGACAAAAAATCAATTCACAAAGACTGTAGCCAGCACATTTCTTCTTCTTAGCTACATTACTTCAGCTCATGCCGATAATACTGCACGAGGTCTGGAAATAGCTAAAGAAGCAGATATTCGTGATACGGGTTTTGTTGATTCAACTGCAAACATGAAAATGATTCTGAAAAATAAGCAGGGTCAAACTAATTCACGTGAAGTTAAAGTAAAAACACTTGAAGTTACCGGTGATGGAGATAAAGGTTTATCCATATTCAATACACCAAAGGACATAAAGGGCACCGCTTCCCTTACCTATTCACATGCACTCAAACCTGATGAACAATGGTTATATCTACCTGCTCTTAAACGCGTAAAACGCATCAGTTCAAAAAACAAATCAGGTCCTTTTATGGGCAGTGAATTTGCTTATGAAGATATATCATCACAGGAAGTTGATAAATATACATATAAGTATATAAAAGACGACATAGTAAACGGCATAGATTGTTTTGTAGTAGAACGCTACCCGGCTTACAAGCATTCCGGATATACACGACAGGTTGCCTGGGTTAACAAACAGGAATACCGCGCTGAGAAAATTGATTTTTATGATCGAAAAAACACACTATTAAAAACACTAACTTATACTGGCTACCAACAATACCTGAATAAATTCTGGCGCGCAGATTCAATGCATATGTCAAACCATCAAACTGGTAAATCGACTACGCTTAGCTGGGAAAATTATAAGTTTAAAACCGGACTTACAGAGAAAGACTTTAATCGAAACAGCTTAAAGAGAGCGAAATAA
- a CDS encoding thioesterase, with the protein MNLYLRLLILLIKSYWKPRLDLMDKSILKFYVLPNDLDINMHMNNGRYNSIMDLGRADIMLRTGLLRIIYRKKWFGLVGSIHTRFRRPLKPFQKYELHSQVIYWDDKWIWIEQKIFSKGKLISSALVQTIIRSKSKNIASPELMELMGFYYPSPEITEEIKHLQRFEPLE; encoded by the coding sequence ATGAACTTATATCTAAGATTACTTATTTTACTCATTAAATCGTACTGGAAACCCAGACTCGATTTAATGGATAAATCTATTCTAAAATTTTATGTGTTACCAAATGATCTCGATATAAATATGCATATGAATAACGGCCGATATAATAGCATTATGGATTTAGGCCGTGCTGATATTATGTTACGAACAGGTTTATTAAGAATAATTTACAGAAAAAAATGGTTCGGTCTTGTTGGCTCAATACATACACGTTTCAGGCGACCATTAAAACCATTTCAAAAGTATGAATTACATAGTCAGGTAATATACTGGGATGATAAATGGATTTGGATAGAACAGAAGATATTCAGTAAAGGGAAATTGATATCCAGCGCATTAGTACAAACAATAATACGTAGTAAGAGTAAAAACATTGCATCACCTGAGTTAATGGAGCTAATGGGTTTTTATTACCCATCCCCTGAAATAACTGAAGAAATAAAACACCTGCAACGATTCGAGCCATTAGAATGA
- a CDS encoding cysteine methyltransferase, with translation MQEINIQYFKTAYGELILGSYDDELVMADWRYRKMRDSIDSRLQTKLNAGYNEINNEVLDNTRQQLNEYFEYKRRTFDLPIRFVGTDFQKNVWKGLMKIPYGKTCSYLDLATSISKIKAVRAVANANGANAISIIVPCHRIIGNNGALVGYAGGVPTKKKLLDLENSLFTP, from the coding sequence ATGCAAGAAATTAACATTCAGTATTTTAAAACTGCCTATGGTGAATTAATTCTGGGCTCTTATGACGATGAACTGGTTATGGCTGACTGGCGTTATCGTAAAATGAGAGATAGCATTGATAGTCGCCTACAGACAAAACTTAATGCTGGCTATAATGAAATCAACAATGAAGTTCTGGATAACACTCGCCAACAACTCAATGAGTATTTTGAATACAAACGTAGAACATTCGATTTACCTATAAGATTTGTGGGCACAGATTTTCAGAAAAATGTCTGGAAGGGTTTAATGAAAATTCCTTACGGTAAAACCTGTAGTTATCTGGATCTTGCGACCAGCATTTCGAAAATAAAAGCCGTAAGAGCTGTGGCTAATGCAAATGGTGCAAATGCAATTTCAATTATAGTACCCTGCCATCGAATCATTGGTAATAATGGAGCACTTGTAGGATATGCTGGCGGCGTACCAACAAAAAAGAAATTACTCGATTTAGAAAACAGCTTATTTACACCTTAG
- a CDS encoding GMP synthase, whose amino-acid sequence MKIGILETDIVDDKVIDEFGSYPDMFRKLLLTVDKQLSFQAYRVLDFEYPLFIDECDAYLITGSKFNAYDNDPWIGRLKEYVVELVDRRKKLIGICFGHQLIAQALTGQVEKSEKGWGVGVYSSHVIGHEKWMLPAINDFTLLLSHQDQIVKLPDSAKLIAGNEFCPNASYMISDSVLTFQGHPEFTVDYLKYIMNKRRANIGEQEYQKGIRSLSEAVDSKEVAKWIVNFIKN is encoded by the coding sequence ATGAAAATAGGCATATTAGAAACAGATATTGTTGATGATAAAGTAATTGATGAATTTGGTAGTTATCCTGATATGTTTCGTAAACTGTTGTTAACAGTTGATAAGCAGTTGTCTTTTCAAGCTTATCGGGTTCTTGATTTTGAATACCCATTATTCATTGATGAATGTGATGCCTATTTAATTACGGGTAGTAAGTTTAATGCATATGACAATGATCCGTGGATAGGTCGACTTAAAGAGTATGTTGTTGAACTGGTAGATCGTAGAAAAAAACTAATTGGTATTTGTTTTGGGCATCAGCTTATTGCTCAGGCATTAACGGGTCAGGTAGAGAAAAGTGAAAAAGGCTGGGGGGTTGGCGTTTATTCAAGTCATGTAATTGGGCATGAAAAATGGATGTTACCTGCTATAAATGACTTTACATTACTGCTGAGTCATCAGGATCAGATAGTGAAATTGCCTGATTCAGCTAAGTTGATTGCGGGTAACGAATTTTGCCCTAATGCCAGTTATATGATATCTGACAGTGTGTTAACTTTTCAGGGACATCCCGAATTCACGGTCGATTATTTGAAATATATAATGAATAAAAGAAGGGCGAATATTGGTGAGCAAGAGTATCAAAAGGGTATACGTTCTTTGAGTGAAGCTGTAGATAGTAAAGAAGTGGCTAAATGGATTGTAAATTTTATCAAAAATTAA
- a CDS encoding alcohol dehydrogenase, whose protein sequence is MTSEIDLKGNWNYPTLINFGTGSVESVYESCRKLKITKPLLVTDSGLVKLNIVTDLIKTVKSKGLYIQVYSNVKPNPTGDNVIQGVKEYHVHNCDGVIAMGGGSALDAGKTIALMARQKYSLWDFEDVGDNWQRVNPEGIAPCIAIPTTAGTGSEVGRASVIVDEDSLTKKIIFHPDMLPNVVISDAQLTLALPANITAATGMDAFVHNLEAYCVNGYHPMADGIALEGMRLVKEWLPEAVANGDNLVARSHMLVASTMGATAFQKGLGAVHALAHPLGAIYDKHHGLLNAILLPYVLVKNKSVISIKVSHIARCLNLDSTDFDSFFSWLLEFRKSLGIPDDLQSIGINADKSELIGQLASIDPTASGNPINFTADQYCEIFINAVNGKL, encoded by the coding sequence ATGACGAGTGAAATTGATTTAAAAGGTAACTGGAATTACCCAACCTTAATTAATTTTGGAACTGGAAGTGTAGAGTCAGTATATGAATCATGCAGAAAATTAAAAATAACTAAACCATTACTAGTGACTGACTCGGGTCTGGTTAAACTGAATATTGTTACTGATTTAATTAAAACAGTAAAATCTAAAGGCTTATATATTCAGGTGTATAGCAATGTTAAACCTAATCCTACGGGGGATAACGTAATACAGGGTGTTAAGGAATATCACGTGCATAACTGTGATGGCGTTATTGCTATGGGTGGAGGCAGTGCACTGGATGCGGGTAAAACGATTGCTTTAATGGCAAGACAGAAATATTCATTGTGGGATTTTGAAGATGTGGGTGATAACTGGCAACGAGTAAATCCTGAAGGTATAGCGCCCTGTATTGCAATACCTACAACTGCGGGTACCGGATCTGAAGTAGGTCGTGCTTCGGTTATTGTTGATGAGGATTCACTGACAAAAAAAATTATATTTCATCCTGATATGTTACCGAATGTGGTAATTTCTGATGCACAGTTAACGCTGGCATTACCGGCAAATATTACTGCTGCAACGGGTATGGATGCTTTTGTACATAATCTGGAAGCCTATTGTGTTAATGGTTATCACCCTATGGCTGATGGCATAGCTTTGGAAGGCATGCGTTTAGTTAAAGAGTGGTTGCCCGAAGCAGTTGCAAATGGTGACAATCTTGTAGCGCGTAGTCATATGCTGGTTGCATCTACAATGGGTGCGACTGCTTTTCAAAAAGGACTGGGTGCTGTGCATGCCCTGGCTCATCCTTTAGGTGCTATCTATGATAAACACCATGGTTTATTAAACGCTATTTTATTACCTTATGTGTTGGTTAAAAATAAATCAGTAATAAGTATAAAGGTAAGTCATATAGCAAGATGTCTAAATCTGGATAGTACTGATTTTGATAGCTTCTTTAGCTGGTTACTTGAATTTAGAAAGTCGTTAGGTATACCAGATGACTTACAGTCTATAGGTATAAATGCAGATAAGAGTGAGTTGATCGGGCAATTAGCTAGTATAGACCCGACGGCATCTGGTAATCCGATTAATTTTACCGCTGACCAATATTGTGAAATATTTATAAATGCAGTTAATGGAAAGTTATAA
- a CDS encoding aldehyde dehydrogenase — protein sequence MTVKIVSPVDGSIVAERETASLTQIKKVLQNALSAKNSWKSIAVSERAILCHKAIDKLLENGEDIAREITQQMGRPIKYAPGELQGLEERARYMIDIATEELADIRIEESEEFNRYIKRESLGVVLTIAPWNYPYLTAINSIVPALMAGNCVILKHSAQTLLCAERFCQAFEQAGFGEGVFQYLHLDHQQTTELVKNKLINFVSFTGSVSGGEAIEKSMAGLFKGVGLELGGKDPAYVRSDADINLAVENLVDGAFFNSGQSCCGIERIYLHMDIYDDFIKKYTNTVNQYVLGDPFDITTTLGPMVNSKSAEYIREQIKQACNAGAISCIDEKKFPLSKIGTAYLAPQVLLNVDHNMSVMKDESFGPVVGIMKVNNDDEAVQLMNDSSYGLTASIWTNDKEAAISIGDQLQTGTVFMNRCDYLDPALSWVGVKKSGRGCSLSVLGYQQLTRPKSFHLKSS from the coding sequence ATGACAGTTAAAATTGTTTCACCTGTTGATGGTTCTATTGTTGCCGAAAGGGAAACAGCTTCATTAACGCAAATAAAAAAAGTGTTACAGAATGCGCTTTCTGCAAAAAACAGCTGGAAATCAATAGCAGTATCAGAACGTGCAATACTGTGTCATAAAGCCATTGATAAACTTCTGGAAAATGGCGAAGACATAGCGAGAGAAATTACACAGCAAATGGGTAGGCCTATAAAGTATGCGCCAGGTGAATTACAAGGTTTAGAAGAACGTGCCCGTTACATGATAGATATAGCGACTGAGGAGTTAGCTGATATCAGAATAGAGGAAAGTGAAGAGTTTAACCGTTATATCAAAAGAGAATCGTTAGGTGTTGTGCTTACGATAGCCCCATGGAATTACCCGTATTTAACCGCTATTAATTCTATCGTACCTGCATTAATGGCGGGTAACTGTGTAATATTAAAACATTCTGCCCAGACATTATTATGTGCAGAAAGATTTTGTCAGGCATTTGAGCAAGCAGGATTTGGTGAAGGAGTTTTTCAATACCTGCATCTGGATCATCAGCAGACAACAGAGTTAGTTAAAAATAAACTTATAAACTTTGTATCGTTTACAGGCTCGGTATCGGGCGGTGAAGCTATTGAAAAATCTATGGCAGGTTTATTTAAGGGAGTAGGGCTTGAGCTGGGAGGTAAAGACCCTGCTTATGTAAGAAGTGATGCTGATATAAACTTAGCAGTTGAAAACCTCGTTGATGGTGCATTTTTCAATTCAGGCCAGTCGTGCTGTGGAATTGAACGAATATATTTGCATATGGATATTTATGATGACTTTATTAAAAAATATACAAATACTGTTAACCAGTATGTATTGGGTGATCCGTTTGATATAACGACTACGTTAGGACCGATGGTAAACAGTAAATCGGCTGAATATATACGTGAGCAAATAAAACAGGCCTGTAATGCGGGAGCCATATCTTGCATTGATGAAAAAAAATTTCCGCTTAGTAAGATAGGTACTGCTTATTTAGCACCGCAGGTATTATTAAATGTTGATCATAATATGTCAGTTATGAAAGATGAAAGTTTTGGCCCGGTAGTGGGTATTATGAAAGTTAATAATGATGATGAAGCAGTTCAGCTGATGAATGATAGTTCTTATGGATTAACTGCCTCAATCTGGACAAATGATAAAGAGGCTGCAATAAGTATTGGTGATCAGTTACAGACAGGTACCGTATTTATGAATCGTTGTGATTATCTTGATCCTGCCCTTTCATGGGTAGGCGTAAAAAAATCAGGTAGAGGTTGCTCTTTGTCTGTGTTGGGCTATCAACAACTAACAAGGCCCAAATCTTTTCATCTTAAGTCGAGTTAA
- a CDS encoding glutamine synthetase translates to MMEARDVKNTEQARQIVEERGLKHVKVGVFDIDGVMRGKYMSREKFFSALDNGFGFCDVVLGWDVKDQLYDNAKYTGWHTGYPDASVRILPDSCRELPLEDNTLFFLAEFSNQAEDICPRSVLRRVIKKAKDMGLEIFSGFEYEFFVFNETAQSVREKKYQNLQPLTPGEFGYSVIRNTVESDTYNDILNLSEEMDFNIEGLHEETGPGVLEAALTYSDALSSADKASLFKTFTKIALQKKGKIATFMARWSEDYPGQSGHIHVSVKDSNGGALFYDKNEKNNMSEMMAHFIAGQQKLMPEFLAMIAPTINSYRRLIPGYWAPTEASVGIDNRTCAIRIIPGNEKSQRLEYRIAAADANPYIILAAVIASGLWGVENKLAIDSMVKGNAYDQHFPDHLKLLSNLWDATQKLKSSDVARDYFGSAFVDHYVASREWEDREFRKHISQWELNRYFEII, encoded by the coding sequence ATGATGGAAGCAAGGGATGTAAAAAATACAGAACAGGCGCGACAGATAGTTGAGGAACGCGGTTTAAAGCATGTCAAAGTAGGTGTGTTTGATATTGATGGTGTGATGCGTGGAAAATATATGTCCAGAGAGAAATTCTTCTCTGCACTGGATAATGGCTTTGGTTTTTGTGATGTTGTTCTTGGTTGGGATGTTAAAGACCAGCTTTATGATAATGCAAAATATACCGGTTGGCATACAGGTTACCCTGATGCATCGGTCAGAATTTTACCTGATAGTTGTCGAGAACTTCCATTAGAAGACAATACGTTATTTTTTCTTGCTGAATTTAGTAATCAAGCAGAAGATATTTGTCCAAGATCAGTTTTAAGAAGAGTGATAAAAAAAGCTAAGGATATGGGGCTTGAAATATTTTCGGGTTTTGAATATGAGTTTTTTGTTTTTAATGAAACAGCCCAAAGTGTTCGTGAAAAAAAATACCAGAATTTGCAGCCTCTAACACCGGGTGAGTTTGGCTACTCGGTAATAAGAAATACCGTAGAGTCAGACACTTATAATGACATATTAAATTTATCTGAAGAAATGGATTTTAATATAGAAGGTTTGCATGAGGAAACAGGGCCAGGTGTTCTGGAAGCGGCTCTTACCTACAGTGATGCTTTATCATCTGCTGATAAAGCATCACTGTTTAAAACCTTCACAAAAATTGCTTTACAGAAAAAAGGGAAAATAGCGACTTTTATGGCCAGATGGTCAGAGGATTATCCCGGACAAAGTGGCCATATTCATGTATCTGTTAAGGACAGTAATGGGGGAGCATTGTTTTATGATAAAAATGAAAAAAATAATATGAGTGAGATGATGGCTCATTTTATTGCGGGACAACAAAAGTTGATGCCTGAGTTTCTTGCAATGATTGCACCGACCATTAACTCATATCGCAGATTGATTCCTGGTTACTGGGCACCTACTGAAGCCAGTGTGGGTATAGATAACAGAACCTGCGCGATAAGAATTATTCCCGGAAACGAAAAATCACAACGACTTGAATATAGAATCGCTGCTGCAGATGCTAATCCGTACATTATTCTCGCAGCGGTAATTGCGTCAGGTTTATGGGGTGTGGAAAATAAACTGGCTATTGATTCAATGGTAAAAGGTAATGCTTATGATCAGCATTTTCCTGATCATTTAAAACTATTGTCTAATTTATGGGATGCGACTCAGAAACTTAAATCATCTGATGTAGCAAGAGACTATTTTGGTAGTGCTTTTGTCGATCATTATGTGGCAAGCCGTGAGTGGGAAGATCGGGAGTTTAGAAAACATATATCTCAATGGGAACTTAACAGATATTTTGAGATTATATAA